The DNA window CCAAGAAATTTGGCTCGTCGTGTATCCAATACGGCGCTGTGGCACCCGTGCAGAGCACTGGTAGCGGTGTAAACGATTCCGAGGATTGCCTCTACTTGAACATTTACACACCAGCGATGTCGAGGCGGCAGAATGAAAGATTCAGAAGACCGAGGAATTCTCTACCCGTTATATTCTACATTCACGGTGGTGCTTTCAGTGCTGGAAGCGGGATGTATTACGGGCCAAAGTACTTGCTCAACGAGGACGTGATTCTCGTCACCTTGAATTACAGACTTGGACCACTCGGTGggttcatcaattttattagaaatttaatttatcggTACGTGACACTTAGGACGATGAAATTGCAGGTTTTCTTAGCACGGAGGACGACACGGTGCCAGGAAATATGGGACTCAAGGATCAAGTAATCGCGTTGCGCTGGATCCAAAACAACATCGAATCTTTCGGTGGTGATCCAAAGCAGGTTACGATCGTTGGTCAGAGCGCCGGTGGCGCAGCCGTGCAATATCACTTCCTGACCAACATCACAAAGGGTCTGTTTCGAGGTGAGTTATCACAAATATACCTTGCAAGATAAGACGCACTCGATTCTTTTACACGCGAAAATTCCCTAAGGCGGAATGTCGATAAGTGGAACCGCGTTGAACTGTTGGACCCAAGCAGAAGCTGCTCTGTTTAAAGCGAAAAAGCTTTCCGCAATTCTCGGATGTCCGTGCGACGATGTCAAAAGCATGATTGAGTGCTTGAAAACACGAGACGCTCATCAGATCACGCAGGCAGCTGGAATGTTCTCGGTAAGTGGGACCAGTGAGGTTTGATCCTGAGAAATTTATCGAAATATGACACGAGTCGGCGAATTTTATCATCTGAAGCGATAAGCGTTGCTTAGATTGTTATTGTAGGAATTGCGTTAAATGGCGAAATATGCAATTTCAGCCCTGGTTGTACAATACGATACCCCCGTTCGGACCGGTAGTTGAGAAGGGAGGTGGCCAGTTCACGATGATTGATCGGCCACCAATTGATTCGATAATTTCTGGCAGAGTTCAGGATCTACCCTGGATGACGAGCATCGTGAGTGAGGACGGGCTTTTCCCGGCTGCCGgtatgaatttcaaatttcttcccCGTCTGTGTAGcgtattcaaaaattacaaCTAGAAGTGGTGATCGGAAAACTAGGGTTTCTGATCGAGATGAAAGTATCGAGAAATCGCGTCTTGATGTATATAACTGTAATTTAAAGGTTGTTTTTATGTAGAGACTTCAGGTACCTACTATTCGTTTAATTGAAAGACTTCATGTGAATAAGATTTTTACTTACTTGAGAAAGGGAGCTAAAAGATACATATTCAAAGTACTTACTTTTTAATAATAAGACAAGTTAAcagttttatgaaaaaatcttcaaagtttgatgtAGTTAGTTTCGTTAGAAAAATGTGTAAGTAATTAAAATTGCAGTTTATCACAAGActgaatgaataataaatgtcGATGATTAATGATGAGTTTAATTTTACCTTGCATTTTGTGAACAacgttatgattttttttttttagtgattcagaAGTTTCTGGAAAATCCGAGAATTCTCGAGTCCCTTAAGTGTTAGTAACTGCatttaacaatgaaaaatttatccccTCCGTAGAATTTGTAGCAAATACGACACGTCTGGCGGACTTGAACCAAAATTGGACGGACATAGGACCCGGATTGCTCGACTACTTGTTTACGATACCGGAAACCGAGCAGCCAAAGGTATCTGGTAGGGTGAGGTATCACTACTTGGAAAATCGTCCTATCGACAACTCGACGGTAAAGCAAATGATCCGAATGGTGACCGATCGGTTGTTCGGCTACGGTGCCGAGAAGGCGGCGAGACTTCAGGCGCGAGTAATGCAAAACCCGGTATTCTTTTACTATTTCTCATACAGAGGGGCCCACAGCTTTAGCGAATACTTGAGCCGCAGTAAACAAAACTTTGGTAAATTTGTTTGAAAGCCCATGTCATTTAATCCCGTAAAATTCTACAAACGCATGTACAAACTCGGTTTCCAATTTTAGGCGTAAGTCACATCGACGACATTGCTTACGTATTGGATTCGTATTTCGATCCAACTACGACACAACGCGATCGGGAAATGCAGAAGAGGATGATTGGTATCTGGATATCGTTTGCAACAGGCGGGTAAGTGGATTTCcgagattatttttattagttCATATCCCgaagataattattatcaatttataaaatataacattaTAATTGACTATTTTCAGATCACGTTCCGTTAGGGTATGAATACACGGTCCAGGATTATTGACCT is part of the Neodiprion virginianus isolate iyNeoVirg1 chromosome 5, iyNeoVirg1.1, whole genome shotgun sequence genome and encodes:
- the LOC124304609 gene encoding venom carboxylesterase-6-like — its product is MKLSTLTTFFMGCGLCLPTKSDQSSPRVETPLGIIEGFYNTSSTGKIYEAYQGIPYATPPIGELRFELPIPISPWSGVLTAKKFGSSCIQYGAVAPVQSTGSGVNDSEDCLYLNIYTPAMSRRQNERFRRPRNSLPVIFYIHGGAFSAGSGMYYGPKYLLNEDVILVTLNYRLGPLGFLSTEDDTVPGNMGLKDQVIALRWIQNNIESFGGDPKQVTIVGQSAGGAAVQYHFLTNITKGLFRGGMSISGTALNCWTQAEAALFKAKKLSAILGCPCDDVKSMIECLKTRDAHQITQAAGMFSPWLYNTIPPFGPVVEKGGGQFTMIDRPPIDSIISGRVQDLPWMTSIVSEDGLFPAAEFVANTTRLADLNQNWTDIGPGLLDYLFTIPETEQPKVSGRVRYHYLENRPIDNSTVKQMIRMVTDRLFGYGAEKAARLQARVMQNPVFFYYFSYRGAHSFSEYLSRSKQNFGVSHIDDIAYVLDSYFDPTTTQRDREMQKRMIGIWISFATGGKMLKTGIMWPRTSRSTFKDFRYLHIAGPRLREINTNRNSNFGDKKFWNSLGFRENIVDPRYNHEETLFEYM